One part of the Arabidopsis thaliana chromosome 4, partial sequence genome encodes these proteins:
- a CDS encoding uncharacterized protein (unknown protein; FUNCTIONS IN: molecular_function unknown; INVOLVED IN: biological_process unknown; LOCATED IN: cellular_component unknown; EXPRESSED IN: 22 plant structures; EXPRESSED DURING: 13 growth stages; CONTAINS InterPro DOMAIN/s: Protein of unknown function DUF866, eukaryotic (InterPro:IPR008584).): protein MVNYVLKITADLENLTNLQPSGGCDDSNFPYLFKLKCERCGEVTPKETCVTLNETFTPPGGRGTCHLVQKKANIGSDLCKFCGREGNVTMIPGKGRPLTLEDSEAGEHAPLMVFDCRGYEPIDFGFGGYWKAQAESGTKFDEIDLSSGEEFTEYDEKGECPVMISNFRASFSVTK, encoded by the exons atggtgaacTATGTGCTCAAAATCACCGCTGATCTCGAGAATCTCACTAATCTCCAGCCTTCCGGTGGCTGCGACGATTCCAACTTCCCTTACCTCTTCAAG TTGAAATGTGAAAGATGTGGAGAGGTGACTCCGAAAGAAACATGTGTGACTTTGAATGAGACTTTTACTCCTCCGGGAGGTAGGGGTACTTGTCATCTTGTTCAGAAG AAAGCAAATATTGGCTCTGATTTG TGTAAGTTCTGTGGAAGGGAAGGGAATGTGACTATGATTCCGGGCAAAGGTCGACCTTTAACTCTGGAAGATTCTGAGGCTGGAGAACATGCCCCTCTTATGGTGTTTGACTGTCGTGGCTATGAACCCATTGATTTCGGATTTGGTGGATATTGGAAAGCTCAAGCT GAATCTGGAACCAAATTTGATGAGATTGATTTGTCGAGCGGGGAGGAATTCACAGAGTACGATGAGAAGGGAGAATGCCCAGTAATGATATCGAATTTCCGTGCAAGCTTCAGCGTCACCAAGTGA
- a CDS encoding uncharacterized protein (unknown protein; CONTAINS InterPro DOMAIN/s: Protein of unknown function DUF866, eukaryotic (InterPro:IPR008584); Has 30201 Blast hits to 17322 proteins in 780 species: Archae - 12; Bacteria - 1396; Metazoa - 17338; Fungi - 3422; Plants - 5037; Viruses - 0; Other Eukaryotes - 2996 (source: NCBI BLink).) — MVNYVLKITADLENLTNLQPSGGCDDSNFPYLFKLKCERCGEVTPKETCVTLNETFTPPGGRGTCHLVQKCKFCGREGNVTMIPGKGRPLTLEDSEAGEHAPLMVFDCRGYEPIDFGFGGYWKAQAESGTKFDEIDLSSGEEFTEYDEKGECPVMISNFRASFSVTK; from the exons atggtgaacTATGTGCTCAAAATCACCGCTGATCTCGAGAATCTCACTAATCTCCAGCCTTCCGGTGGCTGCGACGATTCCAACTTCCCTTACCTCTTCAAG TTGAAATGTGAAAGATGTGGAGAGGTGACTCCGAAAGAAACATGTGTGACTTTGAATGAGACTTTTACTCCTCCGGGAGGTAGGGGTACTTGTCATCTTGTTCAGAAG TGTAAGTTCTGTGGAAGGGAAGGGAATGTGACTATGATTCCGGGCAAAGGTCGACCTTTAACTCTGGAAGATTCTGAGGCTGGAGAACATGCCCCTCTTATGGTGTTTGACTGTCGTGGCTATGAACCCATTGATTTCGGATTTGGTGGATATTGGAAAGCTCAAGCT GAATCTGGAACCAAATTTGATGAGATTGATTTGTCGAGCGGGGAGGAATTCACAGAGTACGATGAGAAGGGAGAATGCCCAGTAATGATATCGAATTTCCGTGCAAGCTTCAGCGTCACCAAGTGA
- the GAMMA-VPE gene encoding gamma vacuolar processing enzyme (gamma vacuolar processing enzyme (GAMMA-VPE); CONTAINS InterPro DOMAIN/s: Peptidase C13, legumain (InterPro:IPR001096); BEST Arabidopsis thaliana protein match is: alpha-vacuolar processing enzyme (TAIR:AT2G25940.1); Has 789 Blast hits to 787 proteins in 239 species: Archae - 4; Bacteria - 12; Metazoa - 277; Fungi - 115; Plants - 257; Viruses - 0; Other Eukaryotes - 124 (source: NCBI BLink).) produces the protein MATTMTRVSVGVVLFVLLVSLVAVSAARSGPDDVIKLPSQASRFFRPAENDDDSNSGTRWAVLVAGSSGYWNYRHQADICHAYQLLRKGGLKEENIVVFMYDDIANNYENPRPGTIINSPHGKDVYQGVPKDYTGDDVNVDNLFAVILGDKTAVKGGSGKVVDSGPNDHIFIFYSDHGGPGVLGMPTSPYLYANDLNDVLKKKHALGTYKSLVFYLEACESGSIFEGLLPEGLNIYATTASNAEESSWGTYCPGEEPSPPPEYETCLGDLYSVAWMEDSGMHNLQTETLHQQYELVKRRTAPVGYSYGSHVMQYGDVGISKDNLDLYMGTNPANDNFTFADANSLKPPSRVTNQRDADLVHFWEKYRKAPEGSARKTEAQKQVLEAMSHRLHIDNSVILVGKILFGISRGPEVLNKVRSAGQPLVDDWNCLKNQVRAFERHCGSLSQYGIKHMRSFANICNAGIQMEQMEEAASQACTTLPTGPWSSLNRGFSA, from the exons ATGGCCACAACGATGACACGTGTCTCCGTCGGCGTCGTCCTCTTTGTTCTCTTAGTCTCGCTGGTTGCCGTCTCCGCCGCGAGAAGCGGTCCTGATGATGTTATCAAACTCCCTTCGCAGGCTTCTCGCTTCTTCCGTCCTGCTGAAAACGACGACGATTCTAACTCCGGTACTAGGTGGGCTGTTCTAGTCGCCGGATCTAGCGGATATTGGAATTACAGGCATCAG GCTGATATATGCCATGCCTATCAACTTCTGAGGAAAGGTGGATTGAAAGAGGAGAATATTGTGGTATTCATGTATGATGATATTGCTAACAATTACGAGAATCCAAGGCCTGGAACCATTATCAACAGCCCTCATGGAAAAGATGTCTATCAAGGAGTTCCCAAG GATTATACTGGAGATGATGTCAATGTTGATAATCTATTTGCTGTGATCCTTGGAGACAAAACTGCTGTTAAAGGGGGAAGTGGGAAGGTTGTGGATAGTGGTCCTAATGATCATATCTTCATATTCTACAGTGACCATGGTGGTCCTGGAGTTCTTG GGATGCCAACTTCTCCTTACCTATATGCAAATGATCTCAATGAtgtcttgaagaagaaacatgcTTTAGGAACATATAAAAGCTTG GTGTTTTATCTCGAAGCTTGCGAATCTGGAAGTATCTTTGAAGGGCTTCTTCCTGAGGGTTTGAACATCTATGCCACAACTGCATCAAACGCCGAAGAAAGCAGTTGGGGTACCTATTGCCCTGGAGAGGAACCCAGTCCTCCACCGGAGTATGAAACTTGTTTAGGTGACTTGTACAGTGTTGCTTGGATGGAAGATAG TGGTATGCACAATTTACAGACTGAGACTCTGCACCAGCAATATGAACTT gtgaaaAGGAGGACTGCACCTGTTGGGTACTCTTATGGTTCTCATGTCATGCAATATGGCGATGTAGGAATTAGCAAGGATAATCTCGATCTTTATATGGGAACAAACCCTGCCAATGACAATTTTACCTTTGCGGATGCGAATTCACTAAAGCCACCTTCAAGAGTTACAAACCAGCGTGATGCAGATCTTGTTCATTTTTGGGAAAAG TACCGAAAAGCACCAGAAGGTTCAGCAAGAAAAACAGAAGCTCAGAAGCAAGTACTTGAAGCCATGTCTCACAGACTTCATATTGACAATAGCGTGATACTCGTCGGAAAAATCTTGTTTGGCATTTCGAGAGGTCCTGAAGTGCTAAACAAAGTACGGTCTGCTGGGCAACCTCTAGTCGATGACTGGAACTGCCTTAAAAATCAG GTGAGAGCTTTCGAGAGGCACTGTGGATCGCTGTCTCAGTACGGTATCAAGCACATGAGGTCTTTTGCAAACATCTGCAATGCAGGGATTCAAATGGAGCAAATGGAGGAGGCAGCTTCACAGGCTTGTACCACACTGCCAACTGGTCCTTGGAGCTCGCTTAACCGTGGATTCAGTGcatag
- a CDS encoding Protein phosphatase 2C family protein (Protein phosphatase 2C family protein; FUNCTIONS IN: protein serine/threonine phosphatase activity, catalytic activity; INVOLVED IN: biological_process unknown; LOCATED IN: cellular_component unknown; EXPRESSED IN: 6 plant structures; EXPRESSED DURING: 4 anthesis, petal differentiation and expansion stage, E expanded cotyledon stage; CONTAINS InterPro DOMAIN/s: Protein phosphatase 2C-related (InterPro:IPR001932), Protein phosphatase 2C (InterPro:IPR015655), Protein phosphatase 2C, N-terminal (InterPro:IPR014045); BEST Arabidopsis thaliana protein match is: Protein phosphatase 2C family protein (TAIR:AT5G26010.1); Has 6050 Blast hits to 6034 proteins in 372 species: Archae - 2; Bacteria - 155; Metazoa - 1422; Fungi - 719; Plants - 2524; Viruses - 5; Other Eukaryotes - 1223 (source: NCBI BLink).) → MGFCFCLSSGGSTDKSQIYEITDYGQENAVLYSDHHVVPQNLGSVSSLAGGKGLNQDAAILHLGYGTEEGALCGVFDGHGPRGAFVSKNVRNQLPSILLGHMNNHSVTRDWKLICETSCLEMDKRILKVKKIHDCSASGTTAVLAVKHGNQVMVANLGDSRAVMIGTSEDGETKVAQLTNDLKPSVPSEAERIRKRNGRVLALESEPHILRVWLPTENRPGLAMSRAFGDFLLKSYGVIATPQVSTHQITSSDQFLLLASDGVWDVLSNEEVATVVMKSASEAGAANEVAEAATNAWIQKFPTVKIDDISVVCLSLNKKHNPQPQI, encoded by the exons atgggattttgtttttgtttatcctCAGGAGGATCAACAGATAAAAGTCAGATTTATGAGATAACTGATTATGGACAAGAAAATGCAGTTTTATACTCTGACCACCATGTTGTTCCTCAAAACTTGGGCTCTGTCTCTTCTTTAGCCGGAGGCAAGGGCTTGAACCAAGATGCTGCCATTCTCCACCTG GGATATGGAACAGAAGAAGGAGCGTTATGTGGAGTGTTTGATGGGCATGGACCGAGAGGTGCGTTTGTGAGCAAGAACGTAAGGAACCAATTGCCATCTATACTCTTAGGCCACATGAATAATCATTCAGTGACTCGAGACTGGAAACTCATATGCGAAACATCGTGTTTGGAGATGGACAAAAGGATTCTTAAAGTTAAAAAGATTCATGATTGCTCTGCTTCTGGAACTACTGCTGTTCTCGCCGTTAAACAT GGAAATCAAGTGATGGTGGCAAATCTTGGGGATTCAAGGGCTGTCATGATTGGAACAAGTGAGGATGGAGAAACCAAGGTGGCTCAGTTGACCAATGACCTGAAGCCAAGTGTCCCAA gCGAAGCGGAGAGAATAAGGAAAAGAAACGGAAGGGTGTTAGCTTTGGAGTCGGAACCTCACATTCTGAGAGTTTGGCTTCCAACCGAAAACCGACCAGGCCTAGCCATGTCGCGGGCTTTTGGTGATTTCCTCCTTAAAAGCTACGGTGTCATTGCGACTCCGCAAGTCTCTACGCATCAAATCACTTCCAGCGACCAATTTCTACTCCTTGCTTCAGACGGG GTGTGGGATGTACTTAGTAACGAGGAAGTGGCAACGGTGGTGATGAAGTCAGCAAGTGAGGCAGGAGCGGCCAACGAGGTGGCAGAGGCGGCGACTAATGCGTGGATCCAGAAATTTCCAACGGTTAAGATTGACGATATCTCTGTCGTGTGTCTCTCTCTCAACAAGAAGCATAATCCACAGCCACAAATATGA
- a CDS encoding Protein phosphatase 2C family protein: MGFCFCLSSGGSTDKSQIYEITDYGQENAVLYSDHHVVPQNLGSVSSLAGGKGLNQDAAILHLGYGTEEGALCGVFDGHGPRGAFVSKNVRNQLPSILLGHMNNHSVTRDWKLICETSCLEMDKRILKVKKIHDCSASGTTAVLAVKHGNQVMVANLGDSRAVMIGTSEDGETKVAQLTNDLKPSVPSEAERIRKRNGRVLALESEPHILRVWLPTENRPGLAMSRAFGDFLLKSYGVIATPQVSTHQITSSDQFLLLASDGVRKSKPIKYKLKTCHTTL, encoded by the exons atgggattttgtttttgtttatcctCAGGAGGATCAACAGATAAAAGTCAGATTTATGAGATAACTGATTATGGACAAGAAAATGCAGTTTTATACTCTGACCACCATGTTGTTCCTCAAAACTTGGGCTCTGTCTCTTCTTTAGCCGGAGGCAAGGGCTTGAACCAAGATGCTGCCATTCTCCACCTG GGATATGGAACAGAAGAAGGAGCGTTATGTGGAGTGTTTGATGGGCATGGACCGAGAGGTGCGTTTGTGAGCAAGAACGTAAGGAACCAATTGCCATCTATACTCTTAGGCCACATGAATAATCATTCAGTGACTCGAGACTGGAAACTCATATGCGAAACATCGTGTTTGGAGATGGACAAAAGGATTCTTAAAGTTAAAAAGATTCATGATTGCTCTGCTTCTGGAACTACTGCTGTTCTCGCCGTTAAACAT GGAAATCAAGTGATGGTGGCAAATCTTGGGGATTCAAGGGCTGTCATGATTGGAACAAGTGAGGATGGAGAAACCAAGGTGGCTCAGTTGACCAATGACCTGAAGCCAAGTGTCCCAA gCGAAGCGGAGAGAATAAGGAAAAGAAACGGAAGGGTGTTAGCTTTGGAGTCGGAACCTCACATTCTGAGAGTTTGGCTTCCAACCGAAAACCGACCAGGCCTAGCCATGTCGCGGGCTTTTGGTGATTTCCTCCTTAAAAGCTACGGTGTCATTGCGACTCCGCAAGTCTCTACGCATCAAATCACTTCCAGCGACCAATTTCTACTCCTTGCTTCAGACGGGGTACGTAAATCTAAACCTATTAAGTATAAACTAAAAACCTGCCACACCACactttaa
- a CDS encoding BRISC/BRCA1-A complex protein (unknown protein; BEST Arabidopsis thaliana protein match is: unknown protein (TAIR:AT4G32970.1); Has 106 Blast hits to 106 proteins in 39 species: Archae - 0; Bacteria - 0; Metazoa - 62; Fungi - 0; Plants - 37; Viruses - 0; Other Eukaryotes - 7 (source: NCBI BLink).): MEEERVAVTGVGTTRYALKPGRIKSEDILICIDVDAESMVEMKTTGTNGRPLIRMECVKQAIILFIHNKLSINPDHRFAFATLAKSAAWLKKEFTSDAESAVASLRGLSGNKSSSRADLTLLFRAAAQEAKVSRAQNRIFRVILIYCRSSMRPTHEWPLNQKLFTLDVMYLHDKPSPDNCPQDVYDSLVDAVEHVSEYEGYIFESGQGLARSVFKPMSMLLTHPQQRCAQDDLDIPMSLAKKVPVTEAASAVDPHNGNNIQIIN; the protein is encoded by the exons atggaggaagagagagtGGCCGTGACCGGAGTAGGAACGACTCGATACGCGCTTAAACCGGGGCGTATAAAAAGCGAGGACATACTCATCTGTATCGATGTAGATGCAGAATCGATGGTGGAGATGAAGACCACTGGAACTAATGGTAGGCCTTTGATCAGGATGGAGTGCGTCAAGCAAGCCATTATTCTCTTCATTCACAATAAGCTGTCCATTAATCCTGATCATCGCTTTGCTTTCGCTACGCTCGCCAAATCAGCCGCTTGG CTTAAAAAGGAGTTCACAAGTGATGCTGAATCTGCTGTTGCTTCCCTTAGAGGATTGTCAGGTAATAAATCCTCTAGTCGAGCGGATCTCACACTTCTCTTCCGAGCAGCAGCTCAGGAAGCCAAAGTTTCCAGAGCACAGAACCGAATTTTCAGGGTG ATTCTCATATACTGTAGGTCATCTATGAGACCAACCCATGAGTGGCCCTTAAACCAGAAGCTCTTCACGTTGGATGTTATGTACCTGCACGACAAGCCAAGTCCTGATAATTGTCCACAAGATGTGTATGACTCTCTTGTCGATGCAGTAGAACATGTTTCAGAGTATGAAGGTTACATATTTGAGAGCGGTCAAGGGCTTGCACGGTCTGTTTTCAAGCCAATGTCAATGCTGTTAACTCATCCTCAACAAAGATGTGCTCAAGATGATCTTGACATCCCCATGTCTCTTGCAAAGAAAGTGCCTGTGACTGAGGCGGCAAGTGCTGTAGATCCTCACAATGGGAACAATATTCAGATCATAAACTAA